The genomic DNA AGAGGTACAGCTTACGTCTGTATTGATAATTTTAATGGAATTGTGTTTATTATTTTTTAGAATTTGGGAAAGTAAATGGTTTCCAACTCCTTTTCTTCTATGTCTTCTATCGACAGCAATTTGGCTTATATCTCCAGAATTTGGCTCAAAAATACAATAGCCGATTAAACTTTCTGAGTCGGTAATACCTATGGCTTTAAAATCTAATGGATTTCGGGATATTGCTTCAAAGCTATTTTGCCAAGAAGGATTGAAATCGCAAAATTCTAGCATTAAATTGGTGTTATTTAGATCAATGTCAATTACTTGATATCCCTGGTTTAATTGCTTGGCGCCAAATTGCAACTCAGAATTGTCCTTCACAAAGTAGTTAAATTCTCGACTCACTTCGAATCCCAATTTTTTATATATAGAAACGGCTTTTTCATTGTGTTGCAATACTTCCAGTAAGTATTGTTCAATTTCTGAACTTTTTAGATATGGGATGGAATACTTAAATATTTCAGATGCAAGACCTTTTCCACGATACTCTTTTATTGTCCCAGTTCCTGTATCGTAGGCAGTTTTAATGCCCTTAAATTCTCCAATTCCGTTTAAGGTGAAAGCTACAATTTTATCATTTTCATAGGCGGCAAAAGAAAGTGATGGATCAAAGCCTCTTCTGCTCATCATGCGAAAGAATTCTTCTTTGCTTAGCTGAATTTCGTAATCGTTAAAGGCTTGTGCAAATGCTTCGTATATAGCATCTGGGTTTTCATTTTTAAGAGATGTAATACTCGCCATAATTTTGGACTATTTTCAGATGATTATTCGGATAATTCTAAAAGTTTTAAAACTGTTTTCCAATTACGCGTAGTTGTACGAACTTCTAGCTTCGATTCAAAGAACTGATTGCTTAATTTGGTTTTGTGATAAGGACCTGGACAAAAAATAAACACATTTTGATTTTTAATTTGAAATTCATCAGGAGAGAAATTCAAATTGCTGATTTTATTAATCAAGTCTGCTTCTGGTTTTTTGTTTAGAAAGGTGAGGCAAATGCTTTCAATACCCTTCGTTTCGGTATATGGATTAATCTGAATTGCTTCTTGAAGTTCATTTGTTGTTATTACAATTACGGGAACATCAAAACCATATTCTTTTTTTACAGCTTCTTCTATTTTATTCGCTAATTCAGATGCAGGCTGTTCTTTGTATTCGAAAATTACATTACCACTTTGTATATAACTGGTGCAATTGGTAAAGCCTAACTTGGTATACAGATTTTTTAAATCAGCCATTAGAATCTTGCGTTTTCCACCAACATTAATTCCTCTTAGGAGGGATATGTATTTAATCTTTTTATTCATAAACAATAAAGTTGAAAATAAATATACAATTAATAGTTCGAACTTTATAAAGGGAAAGGATGTCTATGAAATAAGGAACTAATGCTTTCTTAAGGTGAATTAATTTCAAAAAGAAAACCACAAAAATATCATTTTGTGGTTTTCCGTTTGTAGGTTTTATTCTACCAAACTATATTCTTTGGCTTTTTCGTAAGCCTCTAATAATCTTTCTGGAACAAGAGATGGCCTTTTCTTTTCAAGGTTATAAAAGCAACCAACTTGCTTTCCTTTACAATGAAGTACGTCATCAGATTTAATCTCAAATTCCATTTCCCATTTACTCGATCCTAAGTTTTTAATGGTACAATAGCCTTTGGGTTTATCATGTATTGTAAGCGGTACTTTGTAGTTAACTTCAGTTTTGACTAGAATAGGGGAGATCCCTGTTGCAATCATCTCTTCGTAAGAATAACGCTTGTCAAGGAATAGATGACGTAAATCTTCGAACCAGCGGATGTAAGTTATATTACTCACAATTCCCATCGCATCAATGTCATAAGCTTTTATGCTTATGTCCATTTCAACTGTCATTGAATAATCTATCATTATTAGTAGTCGGTTTATTGTTTGTTTTTGCCCTATAAATATACAATTAATGGCTTGAATAGCTGATTTTATGCTTTGTATTTAATGGAATTTAACACTATTTATTGCTGAATTATGAATGGACGATGGAAGAACCTATTTTAGGCGAACAAAATTACCCTTCGCAAATCCAGAACCTTGAACAATTGAACATTTAGAAGCTTTACCATTTCCAATACTAGCATCGGTAATTTTAATCTCTCCAATCTTGGAATCAACACTTCCTAATGATATTCCTGTGTC from Labilibaculum sp. DW002 includes the following:
- a CDS encoding GNAT family N-acetyltransferase, translated to MASITSLKNENPDAIYEAFAQAFNDYEIQLSKEEFFRMMSRRGFDPSLSFAAYENDKIVAFTLNGIGEFKGIKTAYDTGTGTIKEYRGKGLASEIFKYSIPYLKSSEIEQYLLEVLQHNEKAVSIYKKLGFEVSREFNYFVKDNSELQFGAKQLNQGYQVIDIDLNNTNLMLEFCDFNPSWQNSFEAISRNPLDFKAIGITDSESLIGYCIFEPNSGDISQIAVDRRHRRKGVGNHLLSQILKNNKHNSIKIINTDVSCTSITNFLKANFIDPIGKQFEMIKKL
- a CDS encoding DUF1697 domain-containing protein — encoded protein: MNKKIKYISLLRGINVGGKRKILMADLKNLYTKLGFTNCTSYIQSGNVIFEYKEQPASELANKIEEAVKKEYGFDVPVIVITTNELQEAIQINPYTETKGIESICLTFLNKKPEADLINKISNLNFSPDEFQIKNQNVFIFCPGPYHKTKLSNQFFESKLEVRTTTRNWKTVLKLLELSE
- a CDS encoding acyl-CoA thioesterase, translated to MIDYSMTVEMDISIKAYDIDAMGIVSNITYIRWFEDLRHLFLDKRYSYEEMIATGISPILVKTEVNYKVPLTIHDKPKGYCTIKNLGSSKWEMEFEIKSDDVLHCKGKQVGCFYNLEKKRPSLVPERLLEAYEKAKEYSLVE